The sequence below is a genomic window from Gossypium hirsutum isolate 1008001.06 chromosome A11, Gossypium_hirsutum_v2.1, whole genome shotgun sequence.
GCGAGATGGGAATCTCTAAGTGACCTGAACATTACTCAACTCGGAGTAAAAATAAATGCTACAGATGTGTTGAAGAAGCAATTTTCAACATGATTTATCTATAGTTATATTTCAGTTAATGGTAACTAGTTCCTTTATTTGACCTAAGAAAATAGGTACGTGGATCATGGCTCAAAAAACATCAATCAATAACATGACAAACTCAAAATGACAGACTGATCAGAACTAACAAAAAAGCATCAACATGAACACCCTACCCccaccccaaaaaaaaaaaaaatcgagccCTAACAAAAGCAACTAGGCAGTCCAACTGTAGATAGCAGCAGCAAAACCTCTTGGCAAGCAGAAAACAGttgtacatatatttcataatcatTAAATATCATGTCACTAACAGGCTAAATATACTTTCATTTACAGTTTCCCTGCATTTTACAGCATCAATTTACAAATCCATATAAGCCATGACATCAACAGTTTGAGCAATAAAAAAGCACCATTAAGGGCCACAACtttaattaagttattattacttttaatatAAAGCAAAATGTCTCCAACATATAATCTTCAAGTTGttccttccattttcttttttccaGTTTGTTCTTCCTTCCGAATTTACTAATTACAGCATATGCCAAGCATTTAAGCACCACACTGACTTTAAGGGAAAGGAAACCCCATATGACAACCACAGCCAAAAAGCCAGGTAACGGTCCGATGTATCCAACTCCCCTCCTTTACTTTGCCAATCTCTATTCATTGTATATTCATACTTGAAATCCAACTCCTGAACATGGCAGAGGAAAACCTAATATCCACAAACAAGTCGAGGAAGGTTGTGTTTTGCCACCAAATTATATCTGAAAAGGCAGTTCCCATTCCAAGGTATTATTTGCCATCAAATTAAAAGATCAGACAGAGGCGAGATCCACAACATTCTTCTGGGATGAACAGAAAAATTAATATGAATCAATCACTTTAGTGAGAGGAGAGGGTGTAGTTTCTTACCATTGCTGGTTTTTCCTGAACTCTGTAAGTACAGGATATATGTTCTCAAAGGCTGTGTATGTCTCGTCTCTCACCTGAAACTCTCAAAGAAAGAAAATTAGCAACTCTATGATAAACAGCATGCATGAAGGTTGAACAGAAGCCCAAGATATCACACCTTAGCTCCAGTGATCACAATCTTCCCTGACACAAAAATAAGAAGCACAATCTTTGGTTGTTTCATACGATAGATCAGACCTGGAAAGAGTTCTGGTTCATACTGTATTAAAAGAACATGAAGATAAGTCCCAATCATTGATCATAACAAACAAGTCTTGACAAGCACTGTTTCAAATATCTAGAACTTGAACCAAGGAAAAAAAGGATCAAAGCATGACAAGCCTAAACTTATCTTTATGATCCCAAGGGTTGTTTACTACACAAATGAAACCTCTGCGTCAACTTTATAGCATATAATGTTTCAAAATAACTTGACCAAAAATGTTGGCCACCATCCCTGAACTTAACAGATATAAGGGTAAGTGAACTCCAAGGGGCTCACAGAAAAGACTAACTTTATAAATGAACATACACAGAGAGAAAGGCACAGGAAGTCTTGCACTCATATCTCCCAAATGTCCACCTACAAAACATGCATATCAATGTTCTTATACACAAGGAAACAACCCAATGAACGATGCTGCCACTTACACTTGAAAAGGCACCATGGGAGTATGCAAGACCTTCAAGTCTGATGGGAAATTTGACATCACATGACCCAACAATGTTCTGAATTTTGAAGTCCTGCCAATCACAACAGAACCATGTAAAAAACCAACTGTGCAGAAGGGAAAAACATTATTGAAGGATGAGATTTTAGTCAATACGTGAGACTTTATGAGCATTGTTTGCATGGGAGGAATTTAAAAGAAATCAATCATTACAATACCTTAAACTTTGCAGGAAAACCAAGCTTTTGGATAATCCTGGCATACTGAAAGTAGAAAAAATTCTCCGTTAATGCCAATTTCATGATTTTATCTATCTAATGATAAGAATAACTATGACATAGCTAGCTGACCACTAACATAGTTCAAAAACAAAACTGGAACGCATCTCAAAAGAAAATACCTTCCTTGCAGCCAGTTTAGACTGCTGTTCACTTTTAGCACCAGTGCAGACCTGACAAATCAAGGAAAGTTGTTTAGTAAATCAACAATTGAACAATGTTAATACACTAGCACTAGTTCTTTACAAAAATGATTTTGCCACTATAAACTTGCACGCAGTCAAATAACTGCATATGATTGTGATTTCCAATAAGAATTGAATTACCATCTTTCCAGAGGCGAAAATCAAAGCTGTAGTTTTTGGCTCCCTGATTCTCATAATGACAGCAGCAAAACGCTGTAGGTTATTTTTATAGAAAAGGTTAGCAATCAGACAACAGCAGCAGAATCAGAAGCTGCACAAACTAAAGTATATAATGACAAGTATTTAACCATCACTAGCATACCTTTGGATTGTATTCTGCATTTCGAGCTTGCAGTGCTATTTGCTTAAGATCCAACTTGCAATCTAAGTTTACAGTTGAAACAATGTTCCTAGAAACACAATAAGAGTAATATTGGGATGTTAACTACAGTAAAACCCAAAAGTTCGTAGAAACATGAAGAAACCTCAGCCATGCCTCActtctaaaagaaaatttttccaaAGATCACCAGTTCCAATTTCCCGTTGGTATCAGTTAGTGAGACATTTGAGTTTAAAATAAGTCAAGCGCCTCAACTTATTTGGCTAGTTGATCCCTCTTAAGAACAAGACTTAAACAGTGATATGTAGCATACCTCAAATGGTACATTATTCGATAGCAGGCTAGTGGAtcaaaattattcaataatactttatataatatattcatTATTCGTCCTATCAAAATTACCCACCATCCATATCTAAGGAACTCTAGTACCATACAGAGCACATAAAATGGAACACAAAAAAGTATTAATCCAAAGTTAACTTATTAAAACTCTCCACTATTTTGATACAAAAACAGACTCAAAGTGCCCTTAGAATTTCCTACAAGCGTACCCAAGCCACATACTAACAGAATTCATTTCTCTAAAATTCTTTTCAACCTGCGCAAGCAAACACCACAAGCTCACATAGCATATCCCTAAATTCCCTCTTCTCCTTCCCACAAGTTAATCAAAACCCACCTGACAAACTTCTCACCATCAGCAAATGTAAAGCACTAATATATGCATGGCAGATCCCTATGGGCCATTCTATAAGATAGGGATGTGTGGCAATTCCCTATCCAAAAAGACACCAAACTGGAATTGGAGAAAATTGCTGCAGTTTAGGCAAAAAGCTCAGCATGTCATCAATCAGGTAACAGGGGATCAGGTGTGGCCTTTTCCAGGGGACAAGCATGAGGTCGCAACTGCATGGCTAGAAATACTGCCAAAGCAGAGCAATACCAAGTGGTCTCATCTCCAGGCCTGTTGTAATCTCCTGGGTGCCAATAATAAAAAGACTCCTAACAAGGGGCATACTAGCTCAACGGACTGCCAA
It includes:
- the LOC107888498 gene encoding TATA-box-binding protein isoform X1, giving the protein MAEQGGLEGSQPVDLSKHPSGIVPTLQNIVSTVNLDCKLDLKQIALQARNAEYNPKRFAAVIMRIREPKTTALIFASGKMVCTGAKSEQQSKLAARKYARIIQKLGFPAKFKDFKIQNIVGSCDVKFPIRLEGLAYSHGAFSSYEPELFPGLIYRMKQPKIVLLIFVSGKIVITGAKVRDETYTAFENIYPVLTEFRKNQQ